GTCGGCATCAGCGTTTAAATAATCAATCGTATAGGTGAACAACTTCGCGCGTTTATCAGCTAAACGCAGAGTCTCGAAATGATCTTTCGTCTGACAACTGATGCAAAGCCGCTGGCGCGGATATTGAACCTTCTGGCACTGCAAACAACGATAACCATAGAAGCGATAGATGTCATCACGTTCGCGCCAGACCTGCGTAGCCGATGCCATCGGCGCTTGGCGGCGCGCCGCTTCGGTTTCAATCAACTCGCGAAATTTGATGTAACGTTCATAAGAATCAAGCCGCGCTTTTGAATTGAGATGACCTTTCACACCCAGACGATTTACCGCTTGCGCCTTTTTGATTTCATCGGTCACTTCAAAAATTAAGGCGTCACACCCCGAACCATAACCGACGACCAAAAGTTTTTCTCCCGCCTCGGCGGTTTCGAGTGCCGATGACAGCACCAGTAACGGCATTGCGGTTCCGGTGTTGCCAACCGTGTTGAACAGGTGGTCGGGAATCTGTTCGGCTTTAAATCCCAAAGCCTTCGCCACGCCTGCAAGCGTCCCGGCATCGGGCGCATAAAAAATCGCTTTCGCTATTTCACCGGGCGGAATCGCGTTGCGCTCGAATAGTTCTTTCACGGTGCTGGTGACGACCTTTTGATAGCCCTGAGTGATGGCAAAGCGTTCTTCCCAACCGGAAACGAAATCGCTCGTCGGGCGTCGCCAGGTGTCGGTGATTTCATCAACCGTTGAATGGGCGGCGATGAGTTCGGCAATGACATTTTGATTGCCGATTTCGATTGCCGCCGCCCCATCCCCGAACGTTCGCTCACCGGCGGATTTCGGCGCGGCAAGCCGGGTGTCGGCGGCAGTGATGATGAGGCTTGAAGCGGAACCGGCTTTGATAGAGTCAATCGCCGTCAAAGTGGCTGTGGTAGCCGCTCTCAGGGAATTGGCATAATCGGCGGTGCGCACATCGTGGCGTAAATCCGCGACCGTGGCAATCATCGCCGAAATCTGTTTTTCACTATAAGGCGAAGTCGTCGAAGCGAAAATCAGTCCATCGACATCGCGCCCGTTTCGCCAAGCGAGCAAATCGCGCACTGCTTCAACCGCCATCGTGATGGAATCTTCATCAACATTGGCGACGGCGCGTTCGGCGTCTGTTGCCCGTCCGCCCCACGCCGCAGCGATGGTTTGCTGGGATAATCGATAATAAGGAATGTATGCGCCAAACGAGGTGATGCCAGCCATATTTTCTCCGCCGCGTTTATACAAGAGCGACTTTCAAGGCGTCAAGCAAGGTCAGCCGCAAGCTTAGGATTTCCTGAACATTTACTCGATGTTCATTTCAAATAGAGCGAGCGCGACGCCTTCGTAATGTTTGGGCAGTTCGTTTACTTTTTCGGGATAAATATCGCCAAGATAGGTAAATCCGTGGGCAATGTAATAATCGATAAGCTTTTGATTGTTTGCCCAGGTATCCAGGCGAACAAACTGTTTATGATTTTGTCGCGCATAGGCTTTCGCCCATTCAACAATGTGTTTGACAAATCCTGCGCCTCTAAATGCTGAATGCGTAATGATGCGATGAAGATAAATTGCCGGGTCTTGATCTCTTTCACCCCAGATTAGCGGGTCATTGAAGGTGACGACAAAGGTGCAGGCGATTTGCTCATTGACCACGATTTTGAACTGGCGATGTTCGGCAATTTCGCGCTCGACCTGACGGCGCTCAAAACCGAGCCAGTGTTGCCCGAAGACCTTTTTTTGATAGGCAATCGCATCATCGTAAAACCCAAGAATCAAATCAATATCATCCATTGTGCTGTTGGTAATTTTCATACTGAAAGTTAAGTTTTTCTTGGTTGCGCCAAATCCCACTTGTTGCCATAGAGGTCATAGAAAACCACAACGGTTCCGTAAACTTCCTGGCGCGGCGCTTCCGCAAATTTCACCCCGTAAGCTTGCATATGCCGGTAGTCATTCCAGAAATCCGTGGTGTGTAAAAACAGAAAGACCCGCCCGTCGGTTTGATTGCCGACGCGCGCGAGTTGTTCAGGGGTCGCGGCTTTGGCAAGCAACAGAGAAGCGCCTTTTGAATCGGGCGGCGCAACCACCACCCAGCGTTTCCCGCCTTCCATCGGCGTGTCTTCCAGCAACACAAATCGCAACGCTTTGGTAAAAAATTCAATAGCTTCGTCGTAATCACGAACTACTAACGAAAGCATGGCGATGGCGCGATTCATTCAATTAATCCTTATCGGTTATCCTGGTAAAACGATTATCAATTTATCCCGCCGCAGAAGTTTTTTGTTCGCGAACACCGAAGGCATCCCAGTTGATTTCGGCAGTCGCTTTCGCATAATCGCGCGTATGTGAAGACCAGTTCTGGGTAATCTTGCCATCGGCGGTTTTGTACCACGAACCCGCGCCGGGGTCTGCCCACACGGTTGTTGCAAGCGCGGCTTGTAACTCTCGGTTAAACGCATCCTGCGCCGCTTTGGTTACTTCAATAGCAACCAGATTTCTCTCCTGCATTGCCGCGAGAGCCTTCACGATGTACTCAGCCTGTTGCTCAATCATAAAGGTAATCGCGTTATGTCCGAGATTGGTGTTGGGACCGTAAAGCATAAACATATTCGGAAACCCGCAGGTAGTGATGCCTAAATAGGCTTCAGGAATTTCCGCCCACGCTTCACGAAGATGCGCGCCGTTTTTGCCAGTCACATCGAGCGACCATTGCCAGCCGGTGGTTTCAAAACCTGTGGCATAAACAATCACATCAACTTCGTGATGCGCGCCGTCACCGGTTTCAATGCCGTTTGCAGTGATGCGCACAATCGCATTGGTTTCCAGTGATACATTCGGACGCATAAACGCGGGGTAGATGTCATCTGCAAACAGCACACGTTTACAACCGATGGGATAATCGGGTGTGAGTTTCTGTCGCAGCGCCGGGTCTGAAATCTGTTCATGCAAATGATCCAACGCCATGCGTGTGAATGCCGCGCGTCCGACCTCTGTCCAACTGAACGCCTGCCAGAACAAATAATCCGCCCACAGGTAAATATCTTCGCGGTTATGCACGGCGACATGCGGCGCAGTCATAATCAGCAATTTTTCTTCATCGCTTATCGGGCGGTCGCGTCTTGGCAAAATCCAGTTTGGCGTGCGTTGAAAAACGCTTAAATGTCCGGCGATTTTTGCGACTTCGGGAATGATTTGAATGGCGCTCGCCGCCGAACCGATGACCGCTACACGTTTGCCGGTTAAATCAATGCGGTGATTCCAACGCGCCGAATGAAACGAAACGCCCGCGAAACTCTCGCGTCCTTCGATAGCGGGAAGCATCGGACGATTGAGTTGTCCAAGCGCAGGGATGATGACCTGGGCTTCATAGGTTTTGCCTTGCCTTGTAGTGAGCGTCCACGCGGCGCGCTCGTCATCCCAGATTGCCGAAATGGTTTCGTCCGCGAGATGCAGATGCGAACGCAATCCGAAATTATCCGCGAGGTCTTCGGTGTATTGTTGAACTTCGTGATGGCGCGGGAAAAGATGGCTCCATTTCAAACTCGGCGCGAACGAAAATTGATAGAGCGCCACCGGCGTATCACAGGCGCAACCCGGATAGGTGTTATCGCGCCAGGTGCCGCCGACCTTGTCGCCTTTTTCGAGAATGACCAGTTCATTAAACCCTGCTTCTTTTAACTTGATTCCGGCACATAATCCGCCGAGTCCAGCTCCGATTACCGCGACAGTTGGTTTGGGTGACATCAACGCCTCCTGAATTTTTAATGATGACGACGGTGAAGTTGTTGGGAAAATTCTGCTCGTAAAACTCCGACCAATACTCACACGACAAAAGTCGGTTTGCAACTTGTAAGCAGATAAATCATGAAATTCCGGCAGGCGATTTTCTGCAAAATGAAAATCCTTTTAATTTCATTTTACCCATTTGTTTAAGAACAATGGCATGAAGTTAAGCGGCACGGAGGTAACGCAGGTTGTCTAACCTGCGTCAGTCTTGGTCGAAGACCCCTTGAAATTTCGAGGACGGACTTTTCTAAATCGGCGCAGACTCGACCGTCGGCGCTACCGTTTTCCTTAACTTCATGCCATTGTCTTTTCAAGGCAGAGAGCAAATGCTCAAAGCTACATCCTGAGCGGTTCGCCGGAGTTATTCGTTGAACATGGCGCTCAGGTCTTTGTAACTCACCGCCTCATCAGCAAACGTAAATGTCCCGTGGGTTCGCATTTCTTCAGCCGCGCGTAAAAAAGCGCCAAATGCCGCGCGCGACAGGGCGCTTCCCACACTGATGCGTTTGACGCCGATTTCTGAAAGTTCTGCAAGCGAGAGTTGCACGCCCTGCAATCCCATCACTACATTCACCGGGCGATCAACTGAACTGACCACCGAAACAATATCGGCTTTGCTCTTTAGTCCCGGCGCGTACAACACCTCGGCACCTGCCTCTTGATAAGCTTGGAGTCGCCGTATGGTGTCGTTGATGTCCGGGCGACCGACGAGATAATTTTCGGCGCGCGCCGTTAAAGTGAACGTGAAAGGAAGCGCGCGTGCCGCTTCAGATGCGGCTCGTACACGCTCAACCGCAAATGCAAAATCATAGATGGGTTGATTGGCATCCTTGCTCATATCTTCGATGGAACAGCCGACCAATCCGGTTGCGGCAGCCAGCCTGACGGTTTCGGCAATCGCATCAGGCGCGTCTGCGAAACCGTTTTCGAGATCGGCGCTTACCGGCAAATCCGTCGCCTCGGCGATTTCTTTGGTATGCATCAACATCTGGTCACGGTCGATGGTGTTGTCTCGCTGACCGCGTGAAAAGGCGTAACCGGCGCTGGTGGTTGCCAATGCTGCAAATCCCAGATGCGCCAGTATTCGCGCGGTTCCAATGTCCCAGGGATTGGGAATAATAAACGCTTGAGGGCGTTGGTGAAGTTGGCGAAAGTGGTCGCCTTTTTCAGTTTGCGTCAACATGTTGAACCTCATCAAATCAGCTTGAATATATGGGTCGGTAGTTTAGCATAAATTTTTTGCCTGCGAGTCCGCACGGTATTTTTATAAAAGAATGGTTTGTAAAACCACTTGAGGTTGAAAAAGCGGTCTATAGCGGCGTGCAATATCTGGTCATCGTCGGTTTGCGGTTGTGCCGCTTTGATGTGCGGAACGTCCCTGACCAACCGCTTTAACTTCTGGTCAGGCGCAAAATGCTTTCTTCATGTTGGGGAAATTGTTGAACCAGGGTTTCACGCTTTGCGATGGAAAATTCTGCAAAAGAAAATGGCGGCGCACAAATGTTAGTGCCGAACGCGAATTCGACCCCTGCGGGAATTTCCGCCGCCTGCCAGACGCCTTTTGCAACCGTCACCACAGGGCGCTCGCCATTATTAAAATCCATACCGAGGCGAAATATTTTGTGCTGACCAGGCGGTTCCAGAATATGAATCAACAGTCGCCCGCTATGAATTGCCCAAATCTCTTCATTATTTTCTACGCGATGAAAAGCTGAAAAACTTTGCGGCAAAAACAGCCAGTGACCCACCGTGCGGTAAGTGTCGCGATGCGTCTCGACAAATTTCGGACCATCGGGGTGATCGAACCAATCATAGGAAGTCAAAATTTTATTCAACATCATGCACCTCTTGGATTGAATTGTTTGTCGGTAACCAATTCTAACGGCGCTTTTCAAAAAGTGATTCGCGTGCCGATGCCCTTAATCTGAGCTTTCTCATAAGCCAGTTGCGCGGTGACCAAATCTTCGATTGCCAAGCCGCACGATTTAAACAGGGTGATTTCATTTGCGGACGCGCGACCGCGAATTTTACCGGCGACGACTTCGGCGAGTGTGCCTTGGATATGAGTTGGGTTGATTGCGCCTTCGGCAATCGGAATCAATAAATCACCGGCTTCCGCGCCTGCGGCGGTGTGCGCATCAATGATAACCCGCGCGCGTTTGACCGCCAGGCTATCGAGTTCGCGCATCCTGGGCGTGAACGCGCCGATGGCATTGATATGACAACCGGCTTGCAATAAACGACCCTCAAAGAGCGGCTCGCTTGAATTCGTGCAGGTGCAAATTAAATCGCTACTCTCGGCGACTTCATCGGCGCTCATTACATCGCAGGGAATCCGGTAAGCGGCTTCAACAAACTCTGCAAGTCGCTCAGCTTTTTCAATGGTGCGCGACGCAATGAAGATTTTTTCGATGCTTGCGACTTCGACCATCGCTTCGATATGAAAACGCGCCTGCACGCCTGCGCCAAAAACTCCCAGAGTTTTTTTGCCCTCGCTCATCATTAACCTGGTCGCCAGTGCAGAAGCCGCAGCCGTGCGCATGGCGGTGATGAATTTGCCTTCCATCAACGCCAGCGGTTTTCCGGTTTCCCCATCAAGCAACAGATAAAGCCCCTGCACGATGTCCAGATTTTTCGCGACATTTGCCGGAAAGACCGAAACGATTTTGGTGCCAAGCAGAGTTTGTGAGGCGCTTTCAATCCGCGAAGGCATCTCCAAAAGCACAGCATTTTGTGAAGGAATCGCCAGGTTCAAGCGTTCCGGCGCCAAGGCTTCGCCTTGAAACAGGCTCTGGAAGCCGGTTTCAACCGCTTCGATGACTTCGCGTATCGTAAGAATTTGTTTGAGGTCGGCTTCTGATAGGATGAGCATAGTCAGGATTCAGGATATAGGATTCAGGATTCAGGGAAAAGTCATCAGGTGAATTTCGCAAGTGTTGAGCAGGATTTCTTTATCAGATAGGTGAGGTGTTCGCCTTCTGATAAAAAGCAATCGAAACTGCCATCTTCGCGCGCGATGAACCCGTCAACCGTACACGCGACATAATAGATAAGTTTTCGCATGAGTTGCCCTCAATATCCGTGGGTGTATTTAAGGAATTGATTTGACCAAATTACACTTGGATGTGAATTCCCTGAGTCCTGAATTCTGTATCCTAGCTCCTGAATCCTGTATCCTGACTATTCCTGCGCCGGGTCGATGTATTTCACGAAAATCAGTTCGTTATGCTTTTCGTTGTAGAGGAGTTCGTCGATGGTTTGCGAGGCGAGCATGATGCCGAAACCGCCCGGACGCATACCTTTTGCCAGACGTTTTTCCATGTGTTGAAAGGGATTGTCATCGGGATTGGTGATTGCCGCGTGTTCGAGTTCTTCGAGCTTGAAGCCTTCGCCGGGGTCTTGGATGGAATATAAAATGGCGCGTTTTAATTTGATGTATTTGACTTTGACCTGTTTGGTGGGGTCGAGTTTGCCGCCGTGTTCGATGGCATTATTGAGCATTTCGCGAAACACCGAACCAATCGCATCGCGGGTCTCTTTCGGCAAATCATCATGCATGCCGGATAAAACTTTTTGAATCGGTTCAACCGCATTCAAATCACAGGGCACGCGCAGTTCAATCCAATCGGGTTTGGCGGAGATGACTTCGATGTTAGTGACCACCGCGCGTTCCATCGCGCATTTGACGGAATCGCTCAATTCTTCAAGCTCGAACGGTTTGGTTAAAAAATCGCAGACCTGATTGCGCAACGCGGCAATAATGGCATTCGGGGTTCGCTGACTGGTCATCACAATCGCGCGCATATTCGGTTGCACATCGCGCGCGCAGGCGAGCAACGCCATCCCATCCAAGCCATCCATCACTACGTCGGTCAACAACACATCTACCGGTTCATGCTCAATCACTTTCAGCGCATCGTTGCCATTGGCGACTTCAATGACTTCGTAGCCTTGCGCTTCAAGAAAGGTGGAGTAGATGGTTCGGCTTGTGGCGTCGTCTTCAGCGATTAGAACCTTACCAGGCATAATTAAGTTCCCCTGCATAGCACAATGAAGTATTTACCGTTGTCCGAAAGTTATCATGCGATAAATCATAGTTTCAACCGGATGCTTGAATTTCAATCGCTCAACATCTTAATATGCCTGCTTGTTTATCAATAGCGTGATAAGTAATGAAGTGATGAGTGATGAGTGATGAGTTATGAGTTATGAGTTATGAGTGATGAGTTAGAACGATGAACTGTTGGAAAACGATGGATTGTTCTGCTCATTATTCATATTTTCAAATCTCTGTCACTCATTACTCATCACTTCCGTGAGGGAGAAAATCTTGAGCCACATTGCCGATAAAGATACTGCGCCCATCCGACAGGGCGAAGAGTTAAATAATCAGGCGTTGGAAAATTATTTGCGCGAACATTTGCCACAGGCATTAACCGGCGAGACCTTTGACGCAGATGCAGGGCTAAGCGTTCAACAATTTCCCGGCGGGCATTCCAATTTAACTTACTGGGTGAGCATGTTCGGACGCGAATTCGTTTTGCGCCGCCCGCCGTTTGGTCCGGTCGCGCCGACTGCGCACGATATGCCGCGCGAATACCGCTTGCTTGCCGCCATCAATCCGCATTTCAACCTCGCGCCGAAACCTTATCTGCTTTGCGAAGACACCGCGATTCTCGGTGTGCCGTTTTATTTGATGGAGCGCCGCGCCGGATTGGTCATTCGCCGCGATTTGCCTGATGAATTGCACGGGCAACCGGTTGCGCTTCGCCAAATCAGCGAAGCGATGATTCAAACGATGGCGCGATTGCACGCGGTTGATATTTATGCGACGGGACTGGTGAATATCGGTAAACCCGTTGGCTTTGTCACACGACAAGTGAAAGGTTGGACGGAACGCTGGCATCGCGCCAAGACCAAAGAGATTCCCGAAATCGATGCGGTTGTCGAATGGTTGCTCGATAAATTGCCGCCCGAACCAGACCCCGAAGCGGGACGACCGGCGACCCTCGTGCATAACGATTTGAAATTGGACAACGTGATGCTCGACCCCGAAGACGTTTCCAAAGTCGTCGCGGTTTTGGATTGGGAAATGTGTACGGTCGGCGACCCGCTCATTGATTTAGGCATCCTGCTTTGTTACTGGGCAGAGCGCGACGACCCGGAAGACCGCCGCGAAGCCATCAGCCCGGTCACCGTTCAAGAGGGCTGGATGACCCGCGCCGAAATCACCGAGCTTTACGCCAAACTCACCGGGCGCGATGTGTCGCGCATCGCTTTTTATGAAATCTTCGCGATATTCAAAATCGCAGTGGTCGTTCAACAAATCTATTTTCGTTATGTGCGCGGGCAAACCCACGATGAACGATTCGCGGCATTCGGCCCGCGCATCGAAGGACTTGCGAGAGCCGCGCTTGAACTGACCAAACAATCGAAACTTTAAATAAGGATTCAGGATTCAGGGTAACGATGAAGGCGGAACGATGAACGATGAACAAAAAGAATTTCACCTTGTTCATCGTTCATCGTTCCTACTTCATACTTTCCTTTTCCTGACTCCTGAATCCTGTATCCTAATTTTATGTCCAACATTTATTTCATACGCCACGCGCAGGCAGGTTCGCGCGATAATTACGACCGGCTTTCCGAACTCGGTGAGCAACAGGCAACCCTGTTAGGCAAACATTTCGCCGAGCAGGGAATCGCTTTTTCTAAAATTATTTCCGGCGCGATGCAACGCCAGCAACGCACCGCTGAACTGGTCAGCAATGAAATTGTAAAAGCCGGGCTGGCGACCACAGATGTTGTGGTTGATGCGCAATGGAATGAATTCAGCCTGCTTTCGGTGTATACCTCGTATGTCTCACGCCTGATTGAAGAGAGCGAATCCTTTGCCCGCGATTATGCGGAGATGCAGGAGATGTTGAAGCGTGACCCGCACGCCGTGCGCGGCGCTGCCGGACGTTGTGATGCCCAGGTGATTATTTCGTGGATGCAAAATCGCTATCCGGTCGAAGGCGAATCGTGGCAGGCTTTTCGTTCGCGCATTCTTTCGTGCCTGGCGAACATTCCCGATGGCGACGAGAACCAGGCGATTGCGGTGTTTACGTCGGCGACTCCGATTTCGATTATGACCGGTCATGCGCTTGAACTGACAGATGAAAAGCTGCTCAGAATTTTAGGTGTGATTGCCAATAGCAGCGTGACCGTGATGCGCAAGAGCGGCGAAGATTTGCGGCTTTTCAGTTTTAATGCAACGCCACACCTGAATGACAACAATCGCACCTATCGTTAGGCGGTTGAGGTTATGGACAGCCGATTTTTTTATTGGGAAATTTTTGAAGCTTTGATATGCCTTACATTTCCGCGCTTTTTTCGACCATCGAAAAGGTCTATTGTATTAACGAGAAGGTTTGAGCGATGGAACGCAAGATGGAAAGTAGAGAAGCGCTTTGGGAAGTTAAAGACCAATCGGCAAGGCTTGCTGAACTGGCGAGCGATGATGCCGAGTTAAAAATTGCGCCGCTTCGCCGCGATGTGCGCTCGCTTGGACGCTTGCTTGGCGAAGTTTTAAAAGAGCAGGGCGGCGATGAATTGTTTAACCGTGTCGAGCGGTTGCGAATGCTCGCCATCGAACATCGCGATTTGCAGGCAACCGGCGGAAATCACCAATCCCTCGACCTGTCTTTGAAAACTTCGCAACAGTTTATCAGGCAGCTTTCAATCGCTGAGGCTTATCGGCTGACCAAAGCTTTCTCAATCTATTTTGAACTCACCAACCTTGCCGAAACCAATCACCGCAAACGTCGGCGTCGCGCCGCTGAATTGATGCGCCATCGCGCGCCACAACCCGGAACCCTGCGCGGCACATTGCTTAGAATGCGCGACCGAGGATTGACGGCAGCGGATGCTTTACAGGCTTTGAAAGAGATTAAAATTATCCCCGTGTTTACAGCGCATCCCACGGAAGTTGCGCGACGCACCGTGCTTTTCAAACGCCAGCGCATTGCCGCGTATCTTGAAAATCTTGACCGTTTGCCGCTCACCGTAAGCGAAGCCCAGGCGTCAGCAGAAGCGATTACCGAAGAGATTACGGCGCTCTGGCAAACCGATGAAGTGCGACGCCGCAAACCGACAGTGCGCGATGAAATCAAAATGGGACTCGATTATTACCGTCGTTGTCTGATTGCGACTTTGCCGAAAGTTTATGAAGGGATTGCCGGAGATTTTCAAAAGGTTTTCGGTTGTGAAATCGCCGTGAATGAATTGCCGTCGGTGGTGTTTTTCGGGTCGTGGATTGGCGGCGACCGCGATGGCAATCCGTATGTGACCGCGCAGGCGACCAGCGACGCTCTGGCGATGGCGAGACAAACGATTCTCGATTATTACATCGCGGCAGTGAAAGAATTGATTCAGCGCCTCAGTTTATCAACCCGTCAGGTTACTGCATCGGAAAATTTGCAACAGAAAACTGCTGAACTCGCCGCGCAATTTGCCGGAGACAGTTATCTCGGTTTTCAGGCTGTGGATGAGACCTATCGCCGGTTCCTGGCAATCATTCTGCGACGGTTGCAACTGGTCATCGAAGACGCAACCGCAAAAGCGGCTTATCAAACAGCCGATGCATTCGCGGCTGATTTACAAGTTGTGCGTGAAAGTCTCGCCCAACATCGAGGCGAACGTCTGGCGCGTCGGTTGATTGACCCGCTGCTCAGACAAATCGAAACCTTCGGGTTTTATCTGCACACCCTCGATATTCGGCAACACGCAAATATTCATGAGCAGGCGCTTGCTGAGCTTGCGCGCGGCGCGCAAATCAGCGGGCAAATCTCAGAGCTTCCTGAATTGCCTTCGCCGGAAACCGCTGAACTATTGAACGATTTGCGACAAATCGCCGAGTTGAAACGCACCTGTCCGCCGCAAGCGATTGGTCAGTATGTTATCAGCGGCACACGTTCTGCCGAAGATATTTTGTCAATCATCTGGCTTGCCGAAATGAATGGCGTGAGCGTTGCTGCGCGTCCCGAAACGGGCGACCCAGGGTTGATGCCGGTGCCGCTATTTGAATCCATCGAAGACCTGCGCAATTGTGTCGAGATTTGTCGCACTGTCTGGACAAGAAAAGATTACAGCCGTTTGCTCGATAGCTGGGGACGCGAGCAGGAGGTGATGCTCGGTTATTCGGATTCCAATAAAGACGGCGGGATGCTCACCAGCGCCTGGGAAATTTACAAAGCGCATCGTGCATTGCACCAGTTGGCGGATGAATGCCAGGTGCGCTTGCGGCTCTTTCACGGGCGTGGCGGAACCGTCGGGCGCGGCGGCGGACCCACGCATCGCGCCATTACTTCACAACCCGACGGCGCGTTCACAGGACAGATGCGCATCACAGAGCAGGGCGAAGTGATGAACTGGAAATATGCGGATGCGGTTTTAGCCGAGCGTAATCTGGAACTTATGATTGCCGCGTCGCTCGATGTGCTCACCCGCAAGCCGCAAACCGATGCGGCGATGCAAGCCGATTGCGAAGCCGCGATGGAAAACCTGTCGCAGGATGCGTTCCGGTTTTATCGCGAAAAAATTGTCGAAAATCCTGAAGTTTTAGCCTATTTCGAGCAGGCGACACCGGTCTTGGAATTCGAGCAGGCGAAAATCGGTTCGCGCCCCGCAAGGCGCAGCGGCGGTCATCGCATCGAAGATTTGCGGGCGAT
This DNA window, taken from Acidobacteriota bacterium, encodes the following:
- a CDS encoding histidine phosphatase family protein, which codes for MSNIYFIRHAQAGSRDNYDRLSELGEQQATLLGKHFAEQGIAFSKIISGAMQRQQRTAELVSNEIVKAGLATTDVVVDAQWNEFSLLSVYTSYVSRLIEESESFARDYAEMQEMLKRDPHAVRGAAGRCDAQVIISWMQNRYPVEGESWQAFRSRILSCLANIPDGDENQAIAVFTSATPISIMTGHALELTDEKLLRILGVIANSSVTVMRKSGEDLRLFSFNATPHLNDNNRTYR
- the ppc gene encoding phosphoenolpyruvate carboxylase, producing the protein MESREALWEVKDQSARLAELASDDAELKIAPLRRDVRSLGRLLGEVLKEQGGDELFNRVERLRMLAIEHRDLQATGGNHQSLDLSLKTSQQFIRQLSIAEAYRLTKAFSIYFELTNLAETNHRKRRRRAAELMRHRAPQPGTLRGTLLRMRDRGLTAADALQALKEIKIIPVFTAHPTEVARRTVLFKRQRIAAYLENLDRLPLTVSEAQASAEAITEEITALWQTDEVRRRKPTVRDEIKMGLDYYRRCLIATLPKVYEGIAGDFQKVFGCEIAVNELPSVVFFGSWIGGDRDGNPYVTAQATSDALAMARQTILDYYIAAVKELIQRLSLSTRQVTASENLQQKTAELAAQFAGDSYLGFQAVDETYRRFLAIILRRLQLVIEDATAKAAYQTADAFAADLQVVRESLAQHRGERLARRLIDPLLRQIETFGFYLHTLDIRQHANIHEQALAELARGAQISGQISELPELPSPETAELLNDLRQIAELKRTCPPQAIGQYVISGTRSAEDILSIIWLAEMNGVSVAARPETGDPGLMPVPLFESIEDLRNCVEICRTVWTRKDYSRLLDSWGREQEVMLGYSDSNKDGGMLTSAWEIYKAHRALHQLADECQVRLRLFHGRGGTVGRGGGPTHRAITSQPDGAFTGQMRITEQGEVMNWKYADAVLAERNLELMIAASLDVLTRKPQTDAAMQADCEAAMENLSQDAFRFYREKIVENPEVLAYFEQATPVLEFEQAKIGSRPARRSGGHRIEDLRAIPWVFGWMQSRHVLPAWFGVGFALERFVGQGNDHENFLKRMMREFFLFQDLIGNTEMGLAKADLTIARLYAELVSDARIRESVFALIEEEFHRTCSAVLRITGQQRIFENNEMLARSIRRRNPYVDPMSLIQIDLLRRKRAGEVSDELNYALAATINGIAAGLRNTG